The following proteins are co-located in the Vigna unguiculata cultivar IT97K-499-35 chromosome 9, ASM411807v1, whole genome shotgun sequence genome:
- the LOC114162644 gene encoding uncharacterized protein LOC114162644 isoform X1 yields MAMKSRTREEPTKFINMPSSFNFACVYNKYIRRCFTGAGLWSQALVLDDQTTMHFWGPRHKTAQKPSLVLIHGFGPVATWQWRRQVKSLAPHFNLYVPDLVFFGGSTTISSERSELFQAKSVGALLDKLEVETLNVVGTSYGGLVAYNLAKMLGEGRVKKVVIASSGVNMTASSNLEMLRSSQLSNIDDLMFPSSPHHMRQLMSLSIYKPPHVPDFILNVFIHELYGENKERKLEILRGISVGREEISNVSPLKQEVLIVWGEEDRIFPVRLAHELKEVIGEDVKLELIKEAAHVPQIEKPVEFNRIIIKFLQGTP; encoded by the exons ATGGCAATGAAATCTCGGACGAGGGAGGAACCGACCAAATTCATCAACATGCCTTCCTCATTCAACTTCGCCTGCGTGTACAACAAGTACATCCGACGCTGCTTCACCGGGGCGGGCCTCTGGTCGCAGGCCCTCGTCCTCGACGACCAGACCACCATGCACTTCTGGGGCCCAAGACACAAAACGGCCCAGAAGCCCTCTCTGGTTCTAATCCACGGCTTTGGGCCCGTGGCCACGTGGCAGTGGCGCAGACAAGTCAAATCCCTGGCCCCACACTTCAACCTCTACGTTCCGGACCTCGTTTTCTTCGGAGGCTCCACCACCATTTCCAGCGAGAGGAGCGAGTTGTTTCAGGCGAAGTCGGTGGGGGCGCTTCTCGATAAGTTGGAGGTGGAGACGTTGAACGTGGTGGGAACCAGCTATGGAGGTTTGGTGGCTTACAATCTGGCCAAGATGTTGGGGGAAGGGAGGGTCAAGAAAGTGGTCATTGCCAGCTCCGGCGTTAACATGACCGCCAGTAGCAACCTAGAAATGCTCCGAAGTTCTCAATTGAGCAACATCGACGATCTCATGTTTCCTTCTTCCCCCCACCACATGCGCCAGTTGATGTCCCTCTCCATCTACAAGCCTCCACATGTCCCTGATTTTATCCTCAATGTCTTCATCCAT GAATTGTATGGAGAGAACAAGGAGAGAAAATTGGAGATTCTTAGAGGGATCTCTGTCGGCAGGGAAGAAATCTCTAACGTTTCACCTCTTAAACAG GAAGTTCTTATAGTGTGGGGGGAAGAAGACCGGATTTTTCCGGTGCGATTGGCGCATGAACTTAAAGA GGTGATAGGTGAAGATGTAAAATTAGAATTGATAAAGGAAGCAGCACACGTGCCTCAAATTGAAAAGCCTGTAGAATTCAACCGCATCATCATTAAATTTTTACAGGGGACTCCTTGA
- the LOC114196083 gene encoding guanine nucleotide-binding protein alpha-1 subunit-like isoform X2 yields the protein MGLVCSKRRRFRDADAEENAQDAEIERRIELETKAEKHIQKLLLLGAGESGKSTIFKQIKLLFQTGFDDAELKSYIPVIHANVFQTIKVLHDGSKELAQNDADSSKYVISNENQDIGEKLSDIGGRLDYPRLTKDLAQEIETLWEDAAIQETYARANELQVPDCTHYFMENLERLSDANYVPTKEDVLYARVRTTGVVEIQFSPVGENKRSGEVYRLFDVGGQRNERRKWIHLFEGVTAVIFCAAISEYDQTLYEDENKNRMMETKELFEWVLKQPCFEKTSFMLFLNKFDIFEKKILRVPLNVCEWFKEYQPVSTGKQEIEHAYEFVKKKFEELYFQSIAPDHVDRVFKIYRTTALDQKLVKKTFKLVDETLRRRNLFEAGLL from the exons ATGGGCTTAGTCTGCAGCAAAAGGCGACGTTTTCGTGATGCTGATGCTGAAGAAAATGCTCAG GATGCCGAAATTGAAAGAAGAATCGAGTTAGAAACAAAGGCTGAAAAACATATTCAGAAACTTCTACTATTAG GTGCTGGAGAGTCTGGGAAGTCTACAATCTTTAAGCAg ATAAAACTTTTGTTCCAAACTGGCTTTGACGATGCTGAGCTTAAAAGCTACATACCCGTCATTCATGCTAATGTGTTTCAGACAATAAAA GTACTGCATGATGGGTCGAAAGAGTTGGCGCAGAATGATGCTGATTCTTCAAAGTACGTAATATCTAATGAAAACCAG GACATTGGGGAAAAGCTCTCAGACATAGGAGGGAGGTTAGATTACCCGCGTCTTACGAAGGATCTTGCGCAGGAAATTGAGACTCTGTGGGAGGATGCTGCAATTCAG GAAACATATGCCCGTGCTAACGAACTCCAAGTTCCAGATTGTACCCATTATTTCATGGAAAATTTGGAGAGGCTGTCTGATGCAAATTATGTTCCAACAAAG GAGGATGTTTTGTATGCAAGAGTCCGTACAACTGGTGTTGTCGAGATCCAATTCAG TCCTGttggagaaaataagagaagtGGTGAAGTCTATAGACTCTTTGATGTTGGTGGCCAAAGAAATGAGAGGAGAAAGTGGATCCATCTCTTTGAAGGAGTTACAGCTGTAATATTCTGTGCTGCAATTAGCGA GTATGATCAAACACTTTATGAGGATGAAAACAAGAACAGAATGATGGAGACTAAGGAACTTTTTGAGTGGGTTCTGAAGCAACCATGTTTTgag AAAACATCCttcatgttatttttaaacaagtttGACATATTTGAAAAGAAGATCCTGAGA GTTCCGCTCAATGTGTGTGAGTGGTTCAAAGAATACCAACCAGTTTCAACAGGGAAGCAAGAGATCGAACATGCGTACGA GTTTGTGAAGAAAAAGTTTGAGGAATTGTATTTCCAGAGCATTGCTCCTGATCACGTAGATCGTGTGTTCAAGATCTACCGAACCACTGCTCTTGATCAGAAGCTTGTGAAGAAGACTTTCAAGCTTGTTGACGAGACTTTGAGACGAAGGAATCTGTTTGAAGCTGGTTTATTATGA
- the LOC114196083 gene encoding guanine nucleotide-binding protein alpha-1 subunit-like isoform X1 produces the protein MLLLLFHENMGLVCSKRRRFRDADAEENAQDAEIERRIELETKAEKHIQKLLLLGAGESGKSTIFKQIKLLFQTGFDDAELKSYIPVIHANVFQTIKVLHDGSKELAQNDADSSKYVISNENQDIGEKLSDIGGRLDYPRLTKDLAQEIETLWEDAAIQETYARANELQVPDCTHYFMENLERLSDANYVPTKEDVLYARVRTTGVVEIQFSPVGENKRSGEVYRLFDVGGQRNERRKWIHLFEGVTAVIFCAAISEYDQTLYEDENKNRMMETKELFEWVLKQPCFEKTSFMLFLNKFDIFEKKILRVPLNVCEWFKEYQPVSTGKQEIEHAYEFVKKKFEELYFQSIAPDHVDRVFKIYRTTALDQKLVKKTFKLVDETLRRRNLFEAGLL, from the exons ATGCTGCTCTTGCTTTTTCATG AAAATATGGGCTTAGTCTGCAGCAAAAGGCGACGTTTTCGTGATGCTGATGCTGAAGAAAATGCTCAG GATGCCGAAATTGAAAGAAGAATCGAGTTAGAAACAAAGGCTGAAAAACATATTCAGAAACTTCTACTATTAG GTGCTGGAGAGTCTGGGAAGTCTACAATCTTTAAGCAg ATAAAACTTTTGTTCCAAACTGGCTTTGACGATGCTGAGCTTAAAAGCTACATACCCGTCATTCATGCTAATGTGTTTCAGACAATAAAA GTACTGCATGATGGGTCGAAAGAGTTGGCGCAGAATGATGCTGATTCTTCAAAGTACGTAATATCTAATGAAAACCAG GACATTGGGGAAAAGCTCTCAGACATAGGAGGGAGGTTAGATTACCCGCGTCTTACGAAGGATCTTGCGCAGGAAATTGAGACTCTGTGGGAGGATGCTGCAATTCAG GAAACATATGCCCGTGCTAACGAACTCCAAGTTCCAGATTGTACCCATTATTTCATGGAAAATTTGGAGAGGCTGTCTGATGCAAATTATGTTCCAACAAAG GAGGATGTTTTGTATGCAAGAGTCCGTACAACTGGTGTTGTCGAGATCCAATTCAG TCCTGttggagaaaataagagaagtGGTGAAGTCTATAGACTCTTTGATGTTGGTGGCCAAAGAAATGAGAGGAGAAAGTGGATCCATCTCTTTGAAGGAGTTACAGCTGTAATATTCTGTGCTGCAATTAGCGA GTATGATCAAACACTTTATGAGGATGAAAACAAGAACAGAATGATGGAGACTAAGGAACTTTTTGAGTGGGTTCTGAAGCAACCATGTTTTgag AAAACATCCttcatgttatttttaaacaagtttGACATATTTGAAAAGAAGATCCTGAGA GTTCCGCTCAATGTGTGTGAGTGGTTCAAAGAATACCAACCAGTTTCAACAGGGAAGCAAGAGATCGAACATGCGTACGA GTTTGTGAAGAAAAAGTTTGAGGAATTGTATTTCCAGAGCATTGCTCCTGATCACGTAGATCGTGTGTTCAAGATCTACCGAACCACTGCTCTTGATCAGAAGCTTGTGAAGAAGACTTTCAAGCTTGTTGACGAGACTTTGAGACGAAGGAATCTGTTTGAAGCTGGTTTATTATGA
- the LOC114196082 gene encoding endoglucanase 16, producing MGNRQVYLAIIIAWLTLFEGNMMLVNGDLNYKEALTKSLIFLEAQRSGKLPSSNRVPWRGDSGLDDGKLVNVDLVGGYYDAGDNVKYGLPMAFTVTTLAWAAIFYKEEFKEAKEHDHLLAAIRWGTDYFLKCSSRRKRLYVEVGDAEEDHKCWMPPEYMKTKRTVKKIGDGTAGSEIAAETAAAMAASSIVFRPKNRKYARTLLNKAKTLFHMAKSHKGTYDGECPFYCSYSGYNDEMMWAATWLYMATRKSTYLKYILEDSKSASVAEFSWDLKYAGAQVLLSQLYFEGEKKFEKFKNHAESFMCSVLPESPYNQITMSPGGYIHLRNGANSQYATSSAYLFIVYSDLLAKYKGKIVCGEKSFDSSHLLSFAKKQMDYILGKNPLGRSYMVGFGKNPPTQPHHRGASVPTLKKGEENVPCGLTFTKWFLIDAPNPHELTGAIVGGADREDKFKDKRWESPYTEPCTYVNSLAAGVLARLASLY from the exons ATGGGTAACAGACAAGTATATTTGGCCATAATTATAGCATGGCTTACTTTGTTTGAAGGAAACATGATGCTTGTTAATGGTGATTTGAATTACAAGGAGGCTCTCACCAAATCCCTTATCTTCCTCGAGGCACAACGATCAGGGAAACTTCCCTCGAGTAACAGGGTGCCATGGAGAGGAGACTCAGGACTCGACGATGGAAAACTCGTCAAC GTGGACCTTGTCGGGGGATACTATGATGCCGGGGACAACGTGAAATATGGTCTCCCCATGGCGTTCACCGTTACTACGCTGGCATGGGCTGCTATTTTTTACAAGGAAGAATTTAAAGAAGCAAAAGAGCATGATCATCTTCTCGCTGCCATTCGTTGGGGCACTGATTATTTTCTGAAATGTAGTTCTCGACGCAAGAGATTATACGTAGAGGTAGGGGACGCGGAAGAGGATCACAAGTGTTGGATGCCACCGGAATATATGAAGACAAAGAGAACGGTTAAGAAGATCGGTGACGGTACGGCCGGGAGTGAAATCGCAGCTGAAACTGCAGCTGCAATGGCAGCTTCTTCCATCGTTTTCAGACCCAAAAATCGCAAATATGCTCGCACTCTTCTCAACAAAGCTAAAACG CTTTTCCATATGGCCAAATCCCATAAAGGAACCTACGATGGAGAGTGTCCCTTCTACTGCTCTTATTCCGGCTACAAT GACGAAATGATGTGGGCAGCAACATGGCTATACATGGCTACGAGGAAGTCAACGTATTTGAAGTACATATTAGAAGATTCCAAGAGTGCTAGTGTAGCAGAATTTAGTTGGGACCTTAAATATGCTGGAGCCCAAGTCCTTCTTAGCCAG TTATATTTCGAGGGTGAAAAGAAGTTCGAAAAATTCAAAAACCATGCAGAAAGTTTCATGTGCTCTGTCCTTCCAGAGAGTCCCTACAACCAGATTACAATGTCTCCTG GTGGCTATATTCATTTAAGAAACGGAGCGAACTCGCAGTATGCAACTAGCAGCGCTTACTTGTTCATTGTATACAGTGACTTGCTTGCGAAATATAAAGGCAAAATTGTTTGTGGTGAAAAATCGTTTGACTCTTCGCATCTCTTATCTTTCGCTAAGAAACAA ATGGATTACATTCTAGGGAAAAACCCACTAGGAAGATCGTACATGGTAGGATTTGGAAAGAACCCACCAACGCAACCTCACCATAGAGGTGCTTCGGTGCCAACACTGAAAAAGGGTGAAGAAAATGTGCCTTGTGGCCTCACCTTCACAAAATGGTTTCTGATAGATGCACCTAACCCTCATGAACTCACTGGTGCCATTGTGGGTGGAGCTGATCGAGAagacaagttcaaggacaaacGTTGGGAGTCACCCTACACTGAACCATGCACCTACGTTAATTCCCTAGCTGCTGGAGTTCTTGCAAGGCTTGCATCTTTGTACTGA
- the LOC114196083 gene encoding guanine nucleotide-binding protein alpha-1 subunit-like isoform X3: MLLLLFHENMGLVCSKRRRFRDADAEENAQDAEIERRIELETKAEKHIQKLLLLGAGESGKSTIFKQIKLLFQTGFDDAELKSYIPVIHANVFQTIKVLHDGSKELAQNDADSSKYVISNENQDIGEKLSDIGGRLDYPRLTKDLAQEIETLWEDAAIQETYARANELQVPDCTHYFMENLERLSDANYVPTKEDVLYARVRTTGVVEIQFSPVGENKRSGEVYRLFDVGGQRNERRKWIHLFEGVTAVIFCAAISEYDQTLYEDENKNRMMETKELFEWVLKQPCFEVPLNVCEWFKEYQPVSTGKQEIEHAYEFVKKKFEELYFQSIAPDHVDRVFKIYRTTALDQKLVKKTFKLVDETLRRRNLFEAGLL, from the exons ATGCTGCTCTTGCTTTTTCATG AAAATATGGGCTTAGTCTGCAGCAAAAGGCGACGTTTTCGTGATGCTGATGCTGAAGAAAATGCTCAG GATGCCGAAATTGAAAGAAGAATCGAGTTAGAAACAAAGGCTGAAAAACATATTCAGAAACTTCTACTATTAG GTGCTGGAGAGTCTGGGAAGTCTACAATCTTTAAGCAg ATAAAACTTTTGTTCCAAACTGGCTTTGACGATGCTGAGCTTAAAAGCTACATACCCGTCATTCATGCTAATGTGTTTCAGACAATAAAA GTACTGCATGATGGGTCGAAAGAGTTGGCGCAGAATGATGCTGATTCTTCAAAGTACGTAATATCTAATGAAAACCAG GACATTGGGGAAAAGCTCTCAGACATAGGAGGGAGGTTAGATTACCCGCGTCTTACGAAGGATCTTGCGCAGGAAATTGAGACTCTGTGGGAGGATGCTGCAATTCAG GAAACATATGCCCGTGCTAACGAACTCCAAGTTCCAGATTGTACCCATTATTTCATGGAAAATTTGGAGAGGCTGTCTGATGCAAATTATGTTCCAACAAAG GAGGATGTTTTGTATGCAAGAGTCCGTACAACTGGTGTTGTCGAGATCCAATTCAG TCCTGttggagaaaataagagaagtGGTGAAGTCTATAGACTCTTTGATGTTGGTGGCCAAAGAAATGAGAGGAGAAAGTGGATCCATCTCTTTGAAGGAGTTACAGCTGTAATATTCTGTGCTGCAATTAGCGA GTATGATCAAACACTTTATGAGGATGAAAACAAGAACAGAATGATGGAGACTAAGGAACTTTTTGAGTGGGTTCTGAAGCAACCATGTTTTgag GTTCCGCTCAATGTGTGTGAGTGGTTCAAAGAATACCAACCAGTTTCAACAGGGAAGCAAGAGATCGAACATGCGTACGA GTTTGTGAAGAAAAAGTTTGAGGAATTGTATTTCCAGAGCATTGCTCCTGATCACGTAGATCGTGTGTTCAAGATCTACCGAACCACTGCTCTTGATCAGAAGCTTGTGAAGAAGACTTTCAAGCTTGTTGACGAGACTTTGAGACGAAGGAATCTGTTTGAAGCTGGTTTATTATGA
- the LOC114162644 gene encoding uncharacterized protein LOC114162644 isoform X2, translated as MAMKSRTREEPTKFINMPSSFNFACVYNKYIRRCFTGAGLWSQALVLDDQTTMHFWGPRHKTAQKPSLVLIHGFGPVATWQWRRQVKSLAPHFNLYVPDLVFFGGSTTISSERSELFQAKSVGALLDKLEVETLNVVGTSYGGLVAYNLAKMLGEGRVKKVVIASSGVNMTASSNLEMLRSSQLSNIDDLMFPSSPHHMRQLMSLSIYKPPHVPDFILNVFIHELYGENKERKLEILRGISVGREEISNVSPLKQCGWIDVGDIMFSGSSYSVGGRRPDFSGAIGA; from the exons ATGGCAATGAAATCTCGGACGAGGGAGGAACCGACCAAATTCATCAACATGCCTTCCTCATTCAACTTCGCCTGCGTGTACAACAAGTACATCCGACGCTGCTTCACCGGGGCGGGCCTCTGGTCGCAGGCCCTCGTCCTCGACGACCAGACCACCATGCACTTCTGGGGCCCAAGACACAAAACGGCCCAGAAGCCCTCTCTGGTTCTAATCCACGGCTTTGGGCCCGTGGCCACGTGGCAGTGGCGCAGACAAGTCAAATCCCTGGCCCCACACTTCAACCTCTACGTTCCGGACCTCGTTTTCTTCGGAGGCTCCACCACCATTTCCAGCGAGAGGAGCGAGTTGTTTCAGGCGAAGTCGGTGGGGGCGCTTCTCGATAAGTTGGAGGTGGAGACGTTGAACGTGGTGGGAACCAGCTATGGAGGTTTGGTGGCTTACAATCTGGCCAAGATGTTGGGGGAAGGGAGGGTCAAGAAAGTGGTCATTGCCAGCTCCGGCGTTAACATGACCGCCAGTAGCAACCTAGAAATGCTCCGAAGTTCTCAATTGAGCAACATCGACGATCTCATGTTTCCTTCTTCCCCCCACCACATGCGCCAGTTGATGTCCCTCTCCATCTACAAGCCTCCACATGTCCCTGATTTTATCCTCAATGTCTTCATCCAT GAATTGTATGGAGAGAACAAGGAGAGAAAATTGGAGATTCTTAGAGGGATCTCTGTCGGCAGGGAAGAAATCTCTAACGTTTCACCTCTTAAACAG TGTGGCTGGATTGATGTTGGTGATATCATGTTCTCAGGAAGTTCTTATAGTGTGGGGGGAAGAAGACCGGATTTTTCCGGTGCGATTGGCGCATGA